From Mytilus edulis chromosome 8, xbMytEdul2.2, whole genome shotgun sequence, one genomic window encodes:
- the LOC139485548 gene encoding uncharacterized protein, whose translation MKMPNGTQSASTPTTNNDYTTGSPQWLIIGVIGIVLIVVFVAVVILLFLFRRKILTKCMLEDSESTTDNIDQREQAEVRGRRKKKDDTVIEEDVIEMTVDAEVLDKSSSSQYINCDILTTRYVEDPTKKISKRKDPNQMYDYVVKPILETSGNHTYDYVDQATIKNCFAQNDNGYMIEESEVKDTTQTDKAQTFVHKTRRKKLHQNASKVDKSGKPVKSGTKGAFGSSQRQVGKGKTQRAEREANHFKKKDHANPLKKIVDVTRSTEMTSQSDLYVDMNQTSCYQSQTEKYSAKRKTTGQKQKNKLRSFVDKSPPNIQQNYENVDLKNTDAEVKATEHESVESDYVNISSSPSVSTDSNSTDFSSGPDELHGNTIIYKAKKVYITKMYSVNDEK comes from the exons atgaaaatgCCAAATGGTACACAATCTGCTTCGACACCAACTACTAACAATGATTACACAACTGGATCACCACAATGGCTCATTATAGGAGTGATTGGCATCGTGTTAATCGTTGTATTTGTTGCAGTTGTAATATTACTTTTCCTATTTCGACGAAAAATACTCACAAAATGCATGTTAGAAGATTCAGAGAGTACTACAGATAACATAGACCAAAGAGAG cagGCAGAGGTTCGCGGTAGACGTAAAAAGAAGGACGACACAGTGATTGAAGAAGACGTTATTGag atGACAGTAGACGCTGAAGTACTGGACAAGTCAAGCAGTAGTCAATACATAAATTGTGACATTTTAACAACACGTTATGTTGAGGATCCAACAAAG AAAATAAGTAAAAGGAAAGACCCTAACCAAATGTACGACTACGTTGTTAAACCG ATTTTAGAAACAAGTGGCAATCATACGTATGACTATGTCGACCAAGCAACTATCAAG AATTGTTTTGCTCAGAATGACAACGGTTATATGATTGAGGAAAGCGAAGTCAAAGATACAACTCAAACAGATAAAGCACAAACGTTTGTGCACAAG ACTCGAAGGAAGAAACTACACCAAAATGCATCAAAGGTTGACAAATCTGGGAAACCAGTTAAGTCTGGAACAAAAGGTGCATTTGGGTCATCTCAGCGTCAGGTGGGGAAAGGAAAAACACAGAGAGCGGAAAGAGAGGCCAACCATTTCAAGAAGAAAGACCATGCTAATCCTTTAAAAAAGATAGTTGATGTGACCAGGAGTACAGAAATGACATCCCAAAGTGATTTATACGTAGACATGAATCAGACTTCGTGTTACCAATCTCAAACAGAAAAATATTCAGCGAAAAGAAAAACTACcggtcaaaaacaaaaaaataaattgaggTCTTTTGTAGATAAATCTCCCccaaatattcaacaaaattatgaaaatgtcgACTTGAAGAATACAGATGCAGAAGTGAAAGCAACAGAACATGAATCTGTAGAATCAGATTATGTAAATATAAGTTCTTCTCCTTCCGTATCAACAGACTCAAATTCGACAGATTTTTCATCAGGTCCAGATGAACTGCATGGAAACACCATAATATATAAAGCTAAAAAAGTATATATTACAAAGATGTATTCAGTCAACGATGAAAAGTGA